In the genome of Raphanus sativus cultivar WK10039 chromosome 4, ASM80110v3, whole genome shotgun sequence, one region contains:
- the LOC108831273 gene encoding purple acid phosphatase 7-like translates to MKKFRVRLIFLILCMFFNGSLSKLERLEHPVTKSDGSLNILVVGDWGRQGGFNQSLVAHQMGIVGKQLDIDFVISVGDNFYDDGLKGDTDPAFEASFSRIYTHPSLQKQWYSVLGNHDYRGNVSAQLSHALTQKDWRWFCRRSFVLCSGMVEFFFVDTNPFVDEYFTDPEDHTYDWSNVLPRDKYISSLLHDLDLEMKKSRATWKFVVGHHGIKTAGQHGVTQELVDQLLPILEENKVDLYINGHDHCLQHIGSDGEIQFLTSGGGSKAWRGVILPWDPKELKLYYDGQGFMSLHITHSQVKFIYYDISGNVLHQSTLPKKSKTFGSIKRLFI, encoded by the exons TCAGGGTGCGTTTGATTTTTCTTATCCTATGTATGTTCTTCAATGGTTCTTTGTCAAAGCTTGAAAGGCTAGAGCATCCGGTGACGAAATCTGATGGCTCTTTGAATATTCTGGTCGTCGGAGATTGGGGACGACAAGGAGGTTTTAATCAATCTCTCGTTGCACATCAG ATGGGAATTGTGGGAAAGCAACTAGACATAGATTTTGTCATATCAGTAGGAGATAATTTCTATGACGACGGTTTAAAAGGTGACACTGATCCTGCGTTTGAAGCCTCTTTCTCTCGTATCTACACTCATCCTAGTCTCCAAAAACAGTGGTATTCTG TTTTGGGGAACCATGATTACAGAGGAAATGTTTCAGCACAACTAAGTCATGCTCTCACCCAAAAAGATTGGAGATGGTTTTGTCGCAGATCTTTTGTCTTATGCTcag GAATGGTGGAGTTTTTCTTCGTGGACACAAATCCATTTGTAGATGAATACTTCACAGATCCAGAAGATCATACTTATGACTGGAGCAACGTGTTACCTAGAGATAAATATATCTCCAGCCTTTTACAT GATTTAGATTTAGAGATGAAAAAGTCGCGTGCCACATGGAAATTTGTCGTGGGGCATCATGGGATCAAAACCGCAGGTCAACATGGTGTGACCCAAGAGCTAGTCGATCAACTTCTTCCTATTCTGGAG GAGAATAAAGTGGATTTGTACATAAACGGACATGATCATTGCTTGCAACACATTGGGTCTGACGG TGAGATTCAATTTCTGACAAGTGGAGGAGGATCAAAGGCATGGAGAGGAGTTATTTTGCCATGGGACCCAAAAGAACTCAAACTTTATTACGACGGACAAGGTTTCATGTCGCTTCATATCACTCACTCTCAAGTCAAGTTCATCTACTATGACATTTCTGGCAATGTTCTTCACCAATCCACCTTGCCCAAAAAGTCCAAAACTTTTGGTTCCATTAAAAGATTATTCATCTAA
- the LOC130511452 gene encoding uncharacterized protein LOC130511452 isoform X1, with translation MASSYHEKPQEEEDTFEYHIQDDFDASILTPAQLVMLYELQKEYPGSAKTSLARRIRLELIKDRAELEGREVTKYEFNVAYDLKEVMDWAPPLQLEGWVYL, from the exons ATGGCTTCAAGCTACCATGAgaagccacaagaagaggaagacacatttgaatatcacattcaagatgactttgatgcaagtatactcacaccagcacaacttgtgatgttatatgagcttcagaaggagtacccggGGTCGGCAAAGACATCTCTAGCACGAAGGATCCGGTTGGAGCTTATTAAGGATCGAGCAGAGCTTGAAGGAAGGGAGGTTACAAAGTATGAGTTTAATGTTGCCTATGACCTTAAAGAGGTAATGGATTGGGCTCCACCACTCCAGCTGGAAG gttggGTCTATCTCTAG
- the LOC130511452 gene encoding uncharacterized protein LOC130511452 isoform X2, with product MASSYHEKPQEEEDTFEYHIQDDFDASILTPAQLVMLYELQKEYPGSAKTSLARRIRLELIKDRAELEGREVTKYEFNVAYDLKEVMDWAPPLQLEDL from the exons ATGGCTTCAAGCTACCATGAgaagccacaagaagaggaagacacatttgaatatcacattcaagatgactttgatgcaagtatactcacaccagcacaacttgtgatgttatatgagcttcagaaggagtacccggGGTCGGCAAAGACATCTCTAGCACGAAGGATCCGGTTGGAGCTTATTAAGGATCGAGCAGAGCTTGAAGGAAGGGAGGTTACAAAGTATGAGTTTAATGTTGCCTATGACCTTAAAGAGGTAATGGATTGGGCTCCACCACTCCAGCTGGAAG Atctctag